From Gemmatimonadaceae bacterium, the proteins below share one genomic window:
- a CDS encoding ATP-binding cassette domain-containing protein — translation MRLYRRLLVFLRPHTWRLVGNVSLNVIAAALDGIAFTLLIPFLNTLFGLPSAIARDMGWLTTVQDRLIGSFMDPADPMGSLRGVIFVIIAMVALKNFFLWAGGQLGASLQEYITRDLRAAVFTHMQRLPMRWFSRTKTGQIIARILTDTEQTKAILAEVATRTIQNAAQLVVTVWILYTMSPRLTLYSIVVAPLIIGLLQPILRKLRKGHRRLRAEYGEITSVLQEVVSGIRLVKSFRGETYEDGRFLGASARYSKGMTRIQRLSLLSGPLTEVLGTVVAVAVLWLGAREVLQTNTMDGGTLIAFMVLVMRLLQPLKQLSQAPTTAQQSLAAAERLFEVLDEDTEAQSDRGTKTVDGLRESIAFEAVGFSYGDAPVLHEVSFTAKRGEIIALVGASGSGKSTLVDLIPRFIAPTSGRILLDGVDTQEISLPSLRALTGIVSQDTVLFNDTVRANIAYGAEHKYSQEKIEAAARAANAHEFIAALPEGYDTVLGERGTRLSGGQRQRLAIARALLTDPPILILDEATSALDTESERLVQEALDRLLEGRTTFVIAHRLSTIVHATQILVLEAGRIVERGTHAELLARGGAYARLHAMQQRQGVEA, via the coding sequence ATGCGGCTCTACCGCCGCCTCCTCGTCTTCCTCCGGCCGCACACCTGGCGCCTGGTCGGGAACGTCTCGCTCAACGTCATCGCGGCCGCCCTCGACGGCATCGCGTTCACGCTGCTCATCCCGTTCCTGAACACGCTCTTCGGCCTGCCCAGCGCCATCGCCCGCGACATGGGCTGGCTGACCACGGTGCAGGATCGGCTCATCGGCTCGTTCATGGATCCGGCGGACCCGATGGGTTCGCTGCGCGGCGTGATCTTCGTGATCATCGCGATGGTCGCGCTCAAGAACTTCTTCCTGTGGGCCGGCGGGCAGCTCGGCGCCTCGCTGCAGGAGTACATCACGCGTGACCTGCGCGCCGCCGTGTTCACGCATATGCAGCGGCTGCCGATGCGCTGGTTCTCCCGCACGAAGACGGGCCAGATCATCGCGCGCATCCTGACCGACACGGAGCAGACCAAGGCGATCCTGGCTGAGGTCGCGACGCGGACGATCCAGAACGCCGCGCAGCTCGTGGTCACGGTCTGGATCCTCTACACGATGTCGCCGCGGCTCACGCTGTACTCCATCGTCGTGGCGCCGCTGATCATCGGACTGCTGCAGCCCATCCTGCGCAAGCTGCGCAAGGGCCATCGCCGCCTGCGCGCCGAGTACGGCGAGATCACCAGCGTGCTGCAGGAAGTCGTGAGCGGGATTCGGCTGGTGAAGTCCTTCCGTGGCGAGACCTACGAAGACGGTCGCTTCCTCGGCGCCTCGGCGCGCTACTCGAAGGGGATGACCCGCATCCAGCGGCTCTCGCTGCTGAGCGGGCCACTCACCGAGGTGCTCGGCACCGTGGTCGCGGTCGCGGTGCTCTGGCTCGGCGCGCGCGAAGTGCTGCAGACCAACACGATGGACGGCGGCACGTTGATCGCCTTCATGGTCCTGGTGATGCGGCTGCTGCAGCCGCTCAAGCAGCTCTCGCAGGCGCCGACAACGGCGCAGCAGTCGCTGGCGGCAGCCGAGCGGCTGTTCGAGGTGCTTGACGAGGACACGGAGGCGCAATCGGACCGCGGCACGAAGACGGTGGACGGGCTTCGCGAGTCCATTGCCTTCGAGGCCGTCGGTTTCTCCTACGGCGATGCGCCGGTGCTGCACGAGGTGTCGTTCACGGCGAAGCGGGGCGAGATCATCGCGCTTGTGGGTGCCAGCGGATCGGGCAAGAGCACGTTGGTGGACCTGATCCCTCGGTTCATCGCACCGACGTCGGGGCGAATCCTTCTCGACGGCGTGGACACGCAGGAGATCTCGCTGCCGTCGCTGCGTGCGCTCACCGGCATCGTCAGCCAGGACACCGTGCTGTTCAACGATACGGTGCGGGCCAACATTGCCTACGGGGCGGAGCATAAGTACTCGCAGGAGAAGATCGAGGCGGCGGCGCGCGCGGCGAACGCGCACGAGTTCATTGCTGCGCTGCCGGAGGGCTATGACACTGTGCTCGGCGAGCGGGGCACGCGCCTTTCCGGCGGTCAGCGCCAGCGCCTCGCCATCGCCCGCGCGCTGCTCACTGATCCGCCGATTCTCATCCTCGACGAGGCAACGTCGGCGCTGGACACGGAGAGCGAGCGCCTGGTGCAGGAGGCCCTGGACCGATTGCTCGAGGGGCGCACCACGTTCGTCATCGCCCATCGGCTGTCGACCATCGTGCACGCCACGCAGATCCTCGTGCTGGAGGCCGGGCGGATCGTGGAGCGCGGCACGCACGCCGAGTTGCTGGCGCGTGGTGGGGCGTATGCCCGCCTGCACGCGATGCAGCAGCGACAGGGGGTCGAGGCGTGA
- a CDS encoding lysophospholipid acyltransferase family protein: MSGYVPPKPTLAMRLEYAALRVASTLVRPLGFFGASRVGAMIGALGWRPLRIRADRVERAVRACFPEFSDARVREVAKGSYASMGRMAMEIIYLSKATGESVLDKFVEPEGWELIERQKASGKGVLLVAAHFGNWELSGAYVAARTGQIEGIAMHMANPYSDAFLKRTRERLGTTVTFDEDAVRRIPRVLRDGNIVALVSDQGAKGLAATYANFFGRPARTPRGAAVFALRNGPPLLFFAAVRQPDARYKIIVREVPIANTGDRERDVDQTVQNYTDVIEQFVREYPEQYFWQHRRWKRQPPDTPPHLREP, translated from the coding sequence GTGAGCGGCTACGTGCCGCCCAAGCCGACCCTCGCGATGCGGCTCGAGTACGCCGCGCTGCGCGTGGCGAGCACGTTGGTTCGGCCGTTGGGGTTCTTCGGCGCCTCGCGCGTGGGGGCGATGATCGGGGCGCTGGGCTGGCGGCCGCTGCGGATCCGCGCGGACCGGGTTGAGCGCGCCGTGCGCGCTTGCTTCCCCGAGTTCAGCGACGCACGCGTGCGCGAGGTGGCCAAGGGATCGTATGCGTCCATGGGCCGCATGGCGATGGAGATCATCTATCTGTCCAAGGCGACCGGGGAATCCGTGCTCGACAAGTTCGTGGAGCCCGAGGGCTGGGAGTTGATCGAGCGGCAGAAGGCCTCGGGGAAGGGTGTGCTCTTGGTGGCCGCGCACTTTGGCAACTGGGAGCTGAGCGGCGCCTACGTCGCGGCGCGCACGGGGCAGATCGAGGGCATCGCCATGCACATGGCGAACCCGTACAGCGACGCGTTCCTCAAGCGCACGCGTGAGCGCCTCGGGACCACCGTCACCTTCGACGAGGACGCCGTGCGCCGCATCCCCCGCGTGCTTCGCGACGGGAACATCGTGGCCTTGGTGTCCGACCAGGGCGCCAAGGGATTGGCCGCGACCTATGCCAACTTCTTTGGCCGACCGGCGCGCACGCCGCGTGGCGCGGCCGTGTTCGCGCTACGCAACGGGCCGCCGCTGCTGTTCTTCGCCGCCGTGCGCCAACCCGACGCGCGCTACAAGATCATCGTACGCGAGGTGCCGATCGCCAACACAGGTGACCGCGAGCGCGACGTGGACCAGACGGTGCAGAACTACACGGACGTGATCGAGCAGTTTGTGCGCGAGTATCCGGAGCAGTACTTCTGGCAGCATCGGCGCTGGAAGCGACAGCCGCCGGACACGCCGCCCCATCTCCGCGAACCCTGA